The Palleronia sp. THAF1 genome contains the following window.
CTCCAATGGCGTTCAGTTCCTCAGCCCAATCTTCGGCGGGTCGCGTGGTCAGCACCGTTTCCAGTTCTGCCTTCAGCGTCAGACGGTTCGCCTTGCGATCCTCTCGCGTGGCGTAATCGGCGCGATCCAACAGATCGGCGCGCCCCAGATGCCGCGCGAGCGTCTCCCACTGCTCGTCGCGGTTGGCGGCAATGTTCAGCAGGCCGTCGGCGCACTGGAACGCGCCAGAGGGGGCGGATGTGGGGTTCTCGTTGCCATGCGGCGCGGGCGTGACGCCGCCGATCAGGTGGTTCGAGACCACCCAGCCCATCGTTGCCAGTACCGATTCCAGCATCGACACGTCGATGACGCACCCACGCGGATCGGCCTGCAGTGCGGCGCAGATCGCCATCGCCGCCGTCAGCCCACCCACGGTATCGGCGAGCGGATAGCCCACGCGCAACGGCGCGCTGTCCGCATCTCCGGTGATCGACATGACGCCCGAGACGCCCTGCACGATCTGATCGTAAGCGGGCCTGTTCGCCCATGGGCCATCCTGCCCGAAGCCGGAAATCGCGCAGTAGATCAGACCCGGATTTTCGGCCCGCAGGACGTCTGGCCCTAAATTCAGCCGCTCCATCACGCCGGGGCGAAAGTTTTCGATCAGCACATCGGCGGTCGCGACCAGACGCTTCAGCGCGTCTTTGCCGCGCGGGATTTTCAGGTTCAGCGTAATGGATTGCTTCCCCGCGTTCTGCGCCAGGAAGCTGATCCCCATGCCGCGCGCGGAAAGCGTGGGGTCCAACCCCAGATTGCGGGCCAGATCGCCACGGCCCGGCGCTTCGACCTTGATCACTTCCGCCCCCAGATGGACCAGTTGGTGACAGGCGAAGGGACCGGCGAGCACGTTGGTCAGGTCAAGAACCCGCGTGCCCGCCAGCGGTTTGGTGGGGTCAGTCACCCTCTGCCACCCCGCGTGCCCGGCGACGGGCGCGGTAGGCCCGAAAGCTGGGCAAAAGGACCAGAACGGCTGCCAGGATCAGAAGACCCAGCGTCATCGGACGCTCCAGAATGAAGCCCAACCCGCGATACA
Protein-coding sequences here:
- a CDS encoding CaiB/BaiF CoA transferase family protein, which translates into the protein MTDPTKPLAGTRVLDLTNVLAGPFACHQLVHLGAEVIKVEAPGRGDLARNLGLDPTLSARGMGISFLAQNAGKQSITLNLKIPRGKDALKRLVATADVLIENFRPGVMERLNLGPDVLRAENPGLIYCAISGFGQDGPWANRPAYDQIVQGVSGVMSITGDADSAPLRVGYPLADTVGGLTAAMAICAALQADPRGCVIDVSMLESVLATMGWVVSNHLIGGVTPAPHGNENPTSAPSGAFQCADGLLNIAANRDEQWETLARHLGRADLLDRADYATREDRKANRLTLKAELETVLTTRPAEDWAEELNAIGVPAGAVMSLPDILSHPQVADRDFLARFEDAPGVDRAIDLMRIGAQIDGQRPKVDSPPPVLGKDTQAILKGLGYTLDEIADMAKKGVT